One window of Lathamus discolor isolate bLatDis1 chromosome 22, bLatDis1.hap1, whole genome shotgun sequence genomic DNA carries:
- the ADAM9 gene encoding disintegrin and metalloproteinase domain-containing protein 9 isoform X2: MEVLKTRSEKTTKLFWNSFFLHVTFPQLHRKGCQVPEDKVSYAVEIEGKEYTIHLEKNKELLPKDFTIYTYNKEGKLQSEHPDVQDHCHYQGYVEGSLDSVVALSTCSGLRGLVMMGNITYGIEPMDSSSGSQHILYRLDNVKKEPTMCGVTAEDHDSEHTGENHHPSMTQLLRTKRAVLHQTRYVELFIVVDKEKFEDFGKSETEVREHMVQLANFLDSMYIMLNIRVVLVGLEIWKYENIISTDGGAGDVLANFVQWREKNLVLRRRHDSAQFVLKKGFGGTAGMAYVGTVCSKSHAGGINVFGRISIQMFASIMAHELGHNLGMNHDDERVCHCGASSCIMSSGASGSRNFSSCSAEDFEKLTLNKGGSCLLNVPKPDETYSVPYCGNKLVDAGEECDCGSPKECESDPCCEPGTCRLRSGAACAYGDCCKNCQLLPGGTECRASSNECDLPEYCNGTSQFCQPDFTVQNGHPCHNEEAYCYNGVCQYYDAQCQDIFGSKAKAAPNICFAEVNSKGDRFGNCGFHGHDYKKCSSWNAMCGKLQCENVKTMPVFGIKPAIIQTPIRDTTCWGVDFQLGSDVPDPGMVNEGTKCGNGKICRHFQCVSASVLNYDCDVEKQCHGHGVCNNNRNCHCEPGWAPPYCDVKGYGGSVDSGPPYSDSSLRNGLLVFFFLVLPLLVAAALAFVKRDRLKRCCRGAMSRCHVSRPSPPPRTETEPREHHHRGFSHGMPYAPRGAPMDMEPNTFPVPSYPVNQYPQQAYHQSYYPPLQYQAPQPQKLPTRPPPPPQQQRAPQGPPPSQHKCLPQGQYFPSRPAPLPPK; this comes from the exons ATGGAAGTCTTAAAAACAAGGAGTGAGAAAACCACAAAGCTATTTTGGAACAGCTTCTTCCTTCATGTGACTTTTCCCCAGTTGCACAGGAAGGGATGCCAGGTTCCGGAG GACAAGGTGTCCTATGCTGTTGAGATAGAGGGCAAAGAATACACAATTCATCTAGAAAAGAACAA AGAACTGCTGCCCAAAGATTTCACCATTTATACCTATAACAAGGAGGGAAAGTTGCAATCTGAGCATCCAGATGTCCAG GATCACTGCCATTATCAGGGATACGTGGAGGGGAGCCTGGATTCTGTGGTCGCTCTCAGCACTTGCTCGGGGCTCAG GGGCTTGGTGATGATGGGGAACATCACCTATGGGATTGAGCCCATGGATTCCTCTTCTGGCTCTCAACATATTTTATATCGATTGGATAATGTGAAGAAAGAGCCCACAATGTGTGGAGTAACTGCTGAAGACCACGACAGTGAGCACACGGGGGAAAATCACCATCCCAGCATGACTCAGCTGCTGCGA ACAAAGAGAGCAGTCCTACATCAAACCAGATACGTGGAGCTGTTCATAGTTGTGGATAAAGAAAAG ttTGAAGATTTTGGGAAGAGTGAAACAGAAGTAAGAGAGCACATGGTGCAACTGGCAAACTTCCTTGACAGT ATGTACATCATGCTGAACATCCGCGTTGTACTGGTGGGTTTAGAGATCTGGAAGTATGAAAACATCATCAGCACAGATGGAGGAGCTGGTGATGTGCTGGCAAACTTTGTCCAGTGGCGAGAGAAGAACCTTGTTTTGCGCCGGAGACATGACAGTGCCCAGTTTGTCCT GAAGAAGGGGTTTGGTGGCACAGCTGGAATGGCCTATGTGGGAACAGTGTGCTCCAAGAGCCATGCAGGAGGCATTAATGTG TTTGGAAGGATCAGTATACAGATGTTTGCATCAATTATGGCTCATGAGCTGGGACATAACCTGGGGATGAACCACGACGATGAACGCGTCTGTCACTGCGGAGCAAGCAGTTGCATCATGAGCTCTGGAGCATC GGGATCAAGGAacttcagcagctgcagtgcagaaGACTTTGAGAAGCTGACTCTCAACAAAGGTGGAAGCTGCCTGCTCAACGTTCCCAAGCCTGATGAAACCTACAGTGTCCCGTACTGTGGGAACAAGCTggtggatgctggggaggagtGTGACTGTGGTTCACCAAAG GAATGTGAAAGTGACCCTTGCTGCGAGCCGGGCACTTGCAGGCTCCGATCCGGTGCTGCGTGTGCTTATGGTGACTGCTGTAAGAACTGCCAG CTCCTTCCTGGAGGAACTGAGTGTCGGGCGAGTAGCAACGAGTGTGACCTCCCAGAGTACTGCAATGGCACGTCCCAGTTCTGCCAGCCAGACTTCACTGTGCAGAACGGGCACCCGTGCCACAACGAGGAAGCCTATTGCTACAACGGGGTCTGCCAGTACTATGATGCACAGTGCCAGGATATCTTTGGCTCCA AAGCCAAAGCAGCCCCCAACATCTGTTTTGCTGAAGTGAACTCCAAGGGTGACAGATTTGGCAACTGTGGTTTCCATGGTCATGACTACAAGAAATGTTCCAGCTG GAATGCCATGTGTGGGAAGCTGCAATGTGAAAACGTGAAAACCATGCCTGTGTTTGGAATTAAGCCTGCCATTATCCAAACTCCCATTCGAGACACCACGTGTTGGGGTGTAGATTTCCAGCTAGGCTCCGATGTCCCGGACCCAGGAATGGTGAATGAAGGCACCAAATGTGGTAATGGGAAG ATCTGCAGACACTTCCAGTGTGTGAGTGCCTCTGTTCTCAACTATGACTGTGATGTGGAGAAGCAGTGCCATGGACAtgga GTGTGCAATAACAACAGGAACTGTCACTGTGAACCAGGCTGGGCCCCTCCTTACTGTGATGTGAAAGGCTACGGTGGGAGCGTGGACAGTGGGCCACCCTACAGTG ACTCCTCGCTGAGGAACGGGCTCCTggtgtttttcttcctggtCCTCCCACTCCTTGTAGCTGCTGCTCTGGCATTTGTGAAACGAGACAGGCTGAAGCGGTGCTGTCGAGGAGCGATGTCGCGCTGCCACGT GTCACGTCCATCACCACCTCCCAGGACAGAAACTGAGCCAAGGGAGCACCACCACCGAGGCTTCTCGCACGGCATGCCCTATGCGCCGAGGGGTGCCCCTATG GATATGGAGCCAAACACCTTTCCTGTCCCATCTTACCCAGTTAACCAGTACCCTCAGCAGGCTTACCACCAGTCTTACTACCCACCTCTGCAGTACCAGGCCCCACAGCCACAGAAGCTGCCGACAAG GCCACCGCCACCTCCGCAGCAGCAGCGTGCACCTCAGGGACCGCCTCCGTCACAGCACAAGTGTTTACCTCAGGGACAGTACTTCCCTTCTCGACCCGCACCTTTGCCTCCCAAATAG
- the ADAM9 gene encoding disintegrin and metalloproteinase domain-containing protein 9 isoform X1 gives MRTRSSMAWAWARAWARSCLCLLLLAAPGQPDRAGFQQVSLLSSYEVVIPQRLGRERREAFNVSSVQDKVSYAVEIEGKEYTIHLEKNKELLPKDFTIYTYNKEGKLQSEHPDVQDHCHYQGYVEGSLDSVVALSTCSGLRGLVMMGNITYGIEPMDSSSGSQHILYRLDNVKKEPTMCGVTAEDHDSEHTGENHHPSMTQLLRTKRAVLHQTRYVELFIVVDKEKFEDFGKSETEVREHMVQLANFLDSMYIMLNIRVVLVGLEIWKYENIISTDGGAGDVLANFVQWREKNLVLRRRHDSAQFVLKKGFGGTAGMAYVGTVCSKSHAGGINVFGRISIQMFASIMAHELGHNLGMNHDDERVCHCGASSCIMSSGASGSRNFSSCSAEDFEKLTLNKGGSCLLNVPKPDETYSVPYCGNKLVDAGEECDCGSPKECESDPCCEPGTCRLRSGAACAYGDCCKNCQLLPGGTECRASSNECDLPEYCNGTSQFCQPDFTVQNGHPCHNEEAYCYNGVCQYYDAQCQDIFGSKAKAAPNICFAEVNSKGDRFGNCGFHGHDYKKCSSWNAMCGKLQCENVKTMPVFGIKPAIIQTPIRDTTCWGVDFQLGSDVPDPGMVNEGTKCGNGKICRHFQCVSASVLNYDCDVEKQCHGHGVCNNNRNCHCEPGWAPPYCDVKGYGGSVDSGPPYSDSSLRNGLLVFFFLVLPLLVAAALAFVKRDRLKRCCRGAMSRCHVSRPSPPPRTETEPREHHHRGFSHGMPYAPRGAPMDMEPNTFPVPSYPVNQYPQQAYHQSYYPPLQYQAPQPQKLPTRPPPPPQQQRAPQGPPPSQHKCLPQGQYFPSRPAPLPPK, from the exons atgCGGACGCGGAGCTCCATGGCTTGGGCCTGGGCTAGGGCCTGGGCGCggagctgcctctgcctcctgctgctggccgCGCCCGGGCAGCCGGACCGTGCGG GTTTCCAGCAGGTTTCTCTGTTGTCTTCCTACGAAGTTGTAATCCCACAGAGGTTAGGAAGAGAACGGCGAGAAGCTTTCAACGTCTCCTCTGTACAG GACAAGGTGTCCTATGCTGTTGAGATAGAGGGCAAAGAATACACAATTCATCTAGAAAAGAACAA AGAACTGCTGCCCAAAGATTTCACCATTTATACCTATAACAAGGAGGGAAAGTTGCAATCTGAGCATCCAGATGTCCAG GATCACTGCCATTATCAGGGATACGTGGAGGGGAGCCTGGATTCTGTGGTCGCTCTCAGCACTTGCTCGGGGCTCAG GGGCTTGGTGATGATGGGGAACATCACCTATGGGATTGAGCCCATGGATTCCTCTTCTGGCTCTCAACATATTTTATATCGATTGGATAATGTGAAGAAAGAGCCCACAATGTGTGGAGTAACTGCTGAAGACCACGACAGTGAGCACACGGGGGAAAATCACCATCCCAGCATGACTCAGCTGCTGCGA ACAAAGAGAGCAGTCCTACATCAAACCAGATACGTGGAGCTGTTCATAGTTGTGGATAAAGAAAAG ttTGAAGATTTTGGGAAGAGTGAAACAGAAGTAAGAGAGCACATGGTGCAACTGGCAAACTTCCTTGACAGT ATGTACATCATGCTGAACATCCGCGTTGTACTGGTGGGTTTAGAGATCTGGAAGTATGAAAACATCATCAGCACAGATGGAGGAGCTGGTGATGTGCTGGCAAACTTTGTCCAGTGGCGAGAGAAGAACCTTGTTTTGCGCCGGAGACATGACAGTGCCCAGTTTGTCCT GAAGAAGGGGTTTGGTGGCACAGCTGGAATGGCCTATGTGGGAACAGTGTGCTCCAAGAGCCATGCAGGAGGCATTAATGTG TTTGGAAGGATCAGTATACAGATGTTTGCATCAATTATGGCTCATGAGCTGGGACATAACCTGGGGATGAACCACGACGATGAACGCGTCTGTCACTGCGGAGCAAGCAGTTGCATCATGAGCTCTGGAGCATC GGGATCAAGGAacttcagcagctgcagtgcagaaGACTTTGAGAAGCTGACTCTCAACAAAGGTGGAAGCTGCCTGCTCAACGTTCCCAAGCCTGATGAAACCTACAGTGTCCCGTACTGTGGGAACAAGCTggtggatgctggggaggagtGTGACTGTGGTTCACCAAAG GAATGTGAAAGTGACCCTTGCTGCGAGCCGGGCACTTGCAGGCTCCGATCCGGTGCTGCGTGTGCTTATGGTGACTGCTGTAAGAACTGCCAG CTCCTTCCTGGAGGAACTGAGTGTCGGGCGAGTAGCAACGAGTGTGACCTCCCAGAGTACTGCAATGGCACGTCCCAGTTCTGCCAGCCAGACTTCACTGTGCAGAACGGGCACCCGTGCCACAACGAGGAAGCCTATTGCTACAACGGGGTCTGCCAGTACTATGATGCACAGTGCCAGGATATCTTTGGCTCCA AAGCCAAAGCAGCCCCCAACATCTGTTTTGCTGAAGTGAACTCCAAGGGTGACAGATTTGGCAACTGTGGTTTCCATGGTCATGACTACAAGAAATGTTCCAGCTG GAATGCCATGTGTGGGAAGCTGCAATGTGAAAACGTGAAAACCATGCCTGTGTTTGGAATTAAGCCTGCCATTATCCAAACTCCCATTCGAGACACCACGTGTTGGGGTGTAGATTTCCAGCTAGGCTCCGATGTCCCGGACCCAGGAATGGTGAATGAAGGCACCAAATGTGGTAATGGGAAG ATCTGCAGACACTTCCAGTGTGTGAGTGCCTCTGTTCTCAACTATGACTGTGATGTGGAGAAGCAGTGCCATGGACAtgga GTGTGCAATAACAACAGGAACTGTCACTGTGAACCAGGCTGGGCCCCTCCTTACTGTGATGTGAAAGGCTACGGTGGGAGCGTGGACAGTGGGCCACCCTACAGTG ACTCCTCGCTGAGGAACGGGCTCCTggtgtttttcttcctggtCCTCCCACTCCTTGTAGCTGCTGCTCTGGCATTTGTGAAACGAGACAGGCTGAAGCGGTGCTGTCGAGGAGCGATGTCGCGCTGCCACGT GTCACGTCCATCACCACCTCCCAGGACAGAAACTGAGCCAAGGGAGCACCACCACCGAGGCTTCTCGCACGGCATGCCCTATGCGCCGAGGGGTGCCCCTATG GATATGGAGCCAAACACCTTTCCTGTCCCATCTTACCCAGTTAACCAGTACCCTCAGCAGGCTTACCACCAGTCTTACTACCCACCTCTGCAGTACCAGGCCCCACAGCCACAGAAGCTGCCGACAAG GCCACCGCCACCTCCGCAGCAGCAGCGTGCACCTCAGGGACCGCCTCCGTCACAGCACAAGTGTTTACCTCAGGGACAGTACTTCCCTTCTCGACCCGCACCTTTGCCTCCCAAATAG